Sequence from the Hamadaea flava genome:
GAACGCTTCCGCAAGGCGCTCGCCTCCGGCGCCGACACGGTCATCGTCGACCTGGAGGACGCCGTTGCGCCCGCTCGGAAGGCGTACGCCCTGGACGCGGTGACCGACCTGCTCGGTTCCACCCACTCGGTGCCGGTCCAGGTACGCATCAGCGCGTTCGAACAGCTCGACACCTTGACGGGGCTGCCCGGCCTGGCCGGCGTACGCGTCCCGAAGGTGGAGACGCCCCAGGCGGTCCGGGCCGCCGCGGTCGCCGGAGTCCCGGTGCACGCGCTGATCGAGTCGGCCCGTGGTGTCGAGGCGGCGTTCGAGATCGCGACCGTTTGCGGGCCGGACGGCTCGATCGGGCTCGGCGAGGCCGACCTGAGCGCCGATCTGCACGTCTCCGCCGAGGCCGGGCTAGCCTGGCCCCGATCCCGCGTCGTCGTCGCCGCGCGGGCCGCCGGACTCGGCCCGCCAGCGATGTCGGTCTACCCGCACGTCTCCGACCTGGATGGGCTGGCTGCGTCCTGCGTCACCGGGCGTGGGCTCGGTCTGCTCGGGCGGGCCGCCATCCACCCCCGGCAACTGCCCGTCATCGTCGAGGCGTTCCGGCCGAGTGAACCCGAGGTGGAAAAGGCGGCAGAGTTGCTCTCCGCATTCGATCCGGATGCGGGGACTGCTGTCCTTTCCGACGGCCGATTCGTGGATATCGCAATGGTGGCGGCGGCGCGGCGTACGGTCGAATTGGCCGCCCGCTTCTCCTAGTTGCGCCGGCGATGCCGGTCGGCTAATCTGTCAGCACGTCGTAGGCGAAAGCCGAAAGCGCCCCCTGAATGCCACCGCGAGGTGGCCTTCAGCGTTTCCGGGGTCATGGGATCACGAGTACCGCCTTTCTTATCCACAGAATGCGGTAGCGTTATCCACAGATCAAATGCGGTATTGCTCTGTCCTTATCGGTGGGCCTATCGTCCACGGGTGCATCTGCTCTATCTCGACGAGTCAGGCGGCGTCGAGCCGCCCGACGGCCATCCGTCGGCCACGCCGGCCATGATCGTTCTCGGAGTGATCGTCGACGCCGACGTTCTCCGGTCGCTGACGTTCGCCTTCATGGACTTCAAGCGGGAGTACTTCCCGGCGAGGTTCCCCGGCGAGCCGTCTTATGACGACATCCTCAACGAGA
This genomic interval carries:
- a CDS encoding HpcH/HpaI aldolase/citrate lyase family protein, with the protein product MLTWLYVPGDRPERFRKALASGADTVIVDLEDAVAPARKAYALDAVTDLLGSTHSVPVQVRISAFEQLDTLTGLPGLAGVRVPKVETPQAVRAAAVAGVPVHALIESARGVEAAFEIATVCGPDGSIGLGEADLSADLHVSAEAGLAWPRSRVVVAARAAGLGPPAMSVYPHVSDLDGLAASCVTGRGLGLLGRAAIHPRQLPVIVEAFRPSEPEVEKAAELLSAFDPDAGTAVLSDGRFVDIAMVAAARRTVELAARFS